In a genomic window of Thalassotalea piscium:
- a CDS encoding LysR family transcriptional regulator ArgP, producing the protein MIDYQLLQALYAVVTEKGFDRAAQTLFITQSAVSKRIYQLESLLGEPVLIRTKPPKATELGVKLLTHLQQVKQLELSLNLQSSTEFVDKQLPVSVKISANADSLATWLPEALSVPEDYCDFKYRFEIIAEDQTIALNRMKAGEVMISICSIDKPVNGGKVFELGALRYFVICSPAFKKRYNITSLHQLTELPCLVFDEHDKLQHQFLTHLNGSLPKYTHICPSSEGFKQAMIAGLGYGLLPSLQLGETIEKGELVNLMPEFYLDTPLYWHCWETESIQLEMLRCHAITIASKRLYQII; encoded by the coding sequence ATGATTGATTATCAGTTGCTGCAAGCATTGTATGCAGTTGTTACAGAAAAGGGCTTTGACAGAGCTGCGCAAACTCTATTTATTACGCAATCGGCTGTAAGTAAGCGTATTTACCAACTGGAGTCGCTGTTAGGTGAGCCTGTCTTAATTAGAACGAAACCGCCTAAAGCAACTGAGCTTGGAGTAAAATTATTAACTCATTTACAACAAGTTAAGCAGCTTGAGTTATCACTAAATTTACAGAGCAGCACTGAATTCGTTGATAAACAATTACCTGTGTCAGTTAAAATATCTGCCAATGCTGACTCCTTGGCAACGTGGCTACCAGAAGCTTTATCTGTGCCCGAAGATTACTGTGATTTTAAATATAGATTCGAGATAATAGCGGAAGATCAAACGATAGCCTTAAACAGAATGAAGGCTGGTGAAGTAATGATCTCAATATGCTCAATTGATAAACCAGTGAATGGAGGCAAGGTATTTGAATTAGGTGCATTGCGCTACTTTGTCATATGTAGCCCTGCGTTTAAAAAGCGTTATAACATAACATCATTACATCAACTTACAGAATTACCCTGTTTGGTCTTTGATGAACATGACAAATTACAACATCAATTTCTAACACATTTGAATGGTTCTTTGCCTAAATATACTCATATTTGTCCATCATCAGAAGGATTTAAACAAGCAATGATTGCAGGTCTAGGTTACGGGCTGCTTCCAAGTTTGCAGTTGGGTGAGACAATAGAAAAAGGAGAATTGGTCAATTTGATGCCAGAGTTTTATTTAGATACGCCTTTATATTGGCATTGCTGGGAAACAGAAAGTATCCAACTAGAAATGCTTAGGTGTCATGCCATTACTATTGCTTCAAAAAGGCTGTATCAGATTATCTAA
- the miaE gene encoding tRNA isopentenyl-2-thiomethyl-A-37 hydroxylase MiaE yields MSNHKLLAPILTFLKCETPDAWVEEAIKPENFTMLLLDHLICELKASQSAMYLIRKYAVDKEGGDALLAWLKPFEQFIYKREGNWQDLAAKNKLTKSVIPKSNSPYGQDLIDKMILLIKEELHHFYQVLEMMDHYNVEYKSITPSRYAKGMLKHVKTHEPDTLIDKLICGAYIEARSCERFAKLASHVDKRLGDFYMSLLRSEARHYQDYLALAQSISTEDITAKVAHFGKVEAELILSTDSDFKFHSGVPQLI; encoded by the coding sequence GTGTCAAATCACAAACTTTTAGCCCCCATATTAACCTTTTTAAAATGCGAAACACCCGATGCATGGGTTGAAGAAGCGATTAAGCCTGAAAATTTTACCATGCTCTTACTAGATCACTTAATTTGCGAACTTAAAGCATCCCAAAGCGCCATGTACTTGATCCGCAAATATGCTGTTGATAAAGAAGGCGGCGACGCCCTGTTAGCCTGGCTAAAGCCTTTTGAGCAATTTATCTATAAAAGAGAAGGCAATTGGCAAGATCTAGCGGCTAAAAATAAATTAACAAAATCTGTTATTCCAAAATCTAACTCCCCCTACGGCCAAGACTTAATTGATAAAATGATTTTGCTAATCAAAGAAGAATTACATCATTTCTACCAAGTATTAGAAATGATGGATCACTACAATGTTGAGTATAAAAGCATCACACCTTCACGGTACGCAAAGGGGATGCTTAAACACGTTAAAACGCATGAACCTGACACCTTAATTGATAAGCTTATTTGTGGCGCATACATTGAGGCAAGATCTTGTGAACGCTTTGCTAAGCTTGCCTCACATGTAGATAAGCGCTTGGGGGATTTTTATATGTCTTTATTACGCTCTGAAGCCCGACATTACCAAGACTATTTAGCGCTAGCACAATCAATATCAACTGAAGATATCACCGCAAAAGTAGCACATTTTGGCAAAGTTGAAGCAGAACTTATCTTAAGTACAGACTCAGATTTCAAATTTCATAGTGGTGTGCCTCAATTAATATAA
- a CDS encoding CsbD family protein produces the protein MNNDIIKGKWKQISGSLKANWAKLTDDDLDEIDGNLEKFQGKMQEKYGMTKDEARKEFEKLNS, from the coding sequence ATGAATAACGACATAATTAAAGGTAAATGGAAGCAAATTTCTGGCTCGCTTAAAGCAAATTGGGCTAAGTTAACCGATGACGACTTAGATGAAATCGACGGTAACCTTGAAAAATTTCAGGGTAAGATGCAAGAAAAGTATGGAATGACAAAAGATGAGGCAAGGAAAGAGTTTGAAAAACTAAATTCCTAA
- a CDS encoding formate/nitrite transporter family protein, which yields MIKKQNSESLKDQRRGAKSIDAIKERLEHNAVERGDKDRRKERRMESDQYQQVIVKRIDETFRHPDDILQLAIHEGKSQIERPKLSLLLSSIAAGMIIGFTVLAVAVMASILGDLEGINRVLVALVYPLGFVLCILSRTQLFTEHTATAVYPLLDGAASGIGVLKLWSIVILGNLSGGFIIALLLSSAESVIHAREGYLLVANHVLAYEAGSLFVSAILAGWLMAIGAWTILSTHSTPGQILCIYVVTFLIGIGGLHHSIAGSVELFVGYLMSPTISLSMIFPVIGIILLGNAIGGSIFVALLNYGHIRGLNK from the coding sequence ATGATAAAAAAACAAAACTCTGAATCATTAAAAGATCAAAGAAGAGGCGCTAAAAGTATAGATGCAATAAAAGAACGCTTAGAACATAACGCGGTAGAGCGAGGAGATAAAGATCGACGTAAAGAGCGTAGAATGGAATCTGATCAATACCAACAAGTTATTGTAAAGCGTATAGATGAAACTTTTAGGCACCCAGACGATATATTGCAGCTCGCTATTCATGAAGGAAAAAGCCAAATAGAGCGTCCGAAGCTCAGCTTGTTATTATCGTCAATTGCAGCGGGGATGATAATAGGTTTTACTGTTCTTGCAGTAGCAGTAATGGCAAGTATATTAGGTGATTTAGAAGGAATTAACCGTGTGTTAGTCGCACTGGTGTATCCGCTTGGGTTTGTATTATGTATTTTAAGTAGAACTCAACTGTTTACTGAACATACTGCTACGGCGGTCTATCCTTTACTTGATGGTGCGGCAAGTGGCATAGGCGTTTTAAAGCTGTGGTCGATTGTTATATTAGGCAATTTAAGTGGCGGCTTTATTATTGCTCTTTTGCTAAGCAGTGCCGAGTCTGTTATTCATGCCCGAGAAGGATACCTGCTGGTTGCCAACCATGTATTAGCATATGAGGCAGGTAGTCTATTTGTTAGTGCAATTCTTGCTGGGTGGTTAATGGCTATAGGTGCTTGGACTATCCTGTCTACGCATTCTACTCCAGGTCAGATCTTGTGTATTTACGTTGTCACCTTTTTGATTGGTATTGGTGGCTTACACCATTCTATTGCTGGCTCTGTTGAGCTATTTGTTGGCTACTTAATGTCTCCAACTATATCACTTTCAATGATTTTCCCAGTAATTGGCATTATTTTATTAGGTAATGCCATTGGTGGAAGTATTTTTGTTGCCTTGTTGAATTACGGGCATATTCGAGGGTTGAATAAATAA
- a CDS encoding gamma-glutamyl-gamma-aminobutyrate hydrolase family protein, which translates to MPNITKPRIAITGPNNSGVTAWLFTALNIRLAGGCPVRVTPNSFDGMFDYDGVIIGGGSDIHPEHYIKEDAPKVKRSFWLKLKECLMYPMELINKVGSSHYDKERDEMEIQFIHYALDNNLPLLGICRGHQLLNAELGGSMYESTLPLLAKEARIRSPFPRKKVLYTTNDSLISKIAGDDPLKVNAIHSQAIAKPAQTLEVTAKEVAGINQVVEAKNSDKVLGVQWHPEYLFYMKAHRKIFNWLIKEARK; encoded by the coding sequence TTGCCTAATATTACAAAACCTAGAATAGCAATAACCGGACCCAATAACTCAGGGGTCACTGCTTGGCTGTTCACTGCGTTAAATATAAGGCTTGCTGGTGGGTGTCCAGTGAGAGTTACGCCAAATTCTTTTGATGGTATGTTCGATTATGATGGCGTAATTATTGGTGGAGGCTCCGATATTCACCCAGAGCATTACATAAAAGAGGACGCTCCTAAGGTAAAACGCTCTTTTTGGCTTAAATTAAAAGAATGCCTAATGTATCCAATGGAGCTGATTAATAAAGTAGGGTCGTCGCATTACGATAAAGAGCGTGACGAAATGGAAATACAATTTATTCATTATGCATTAGATAATAATTTACCCCTGTTAGGGATTTGTCGAGGGCACCAATTACTCAACGCTGAGTTAGGTGGTTCAATGTACGAATCTACATTACCTCTGTTAGCAAAAGAGGCAAGAATTCGAAGCCCCTTTCCTCGTAAAAAAGTGCTTTATACCACTAACGATTCGTTAATTTCAAAAATTGCGGGAGATGACCCCCTAAAAGTTAATGCAATACATTCTCAAGCGATTGCTAAGCCAGCACAAACATTGGAAGTTACGGCTAAAGAGGTGGCTGGAATTAACCAAGTAGTTGAAGCTAAAAATAGCGATAAAGTACTGGGAGTGCAGTGGCACCCCGAATACTTATTCTATATGAAGGCTCATCGTAAAATTTTTAATTGGTTAATAAAGGAGGCAAGAAAATGA
- a CDS encoding TVP38/TMEM64 family protein, with amino-acid sequence MKNKSIIKLSIVIFAVLALGVLYFFTPFSDYLAIDNITQLVSDVPSNSLTAFAFLGVFLVGGALLIPIPLIALTVSLVFNIWVSVLICLVGFILASLSGYSIGRVIGADIFGEKMKKHTDTLKDKMDSKGTWAILALRLAPTPPFTATSILAGSLEINIFKFIIGSTIGIAPLGLSAVFFGKGALELMKEPSGLAVSSIAAAVILFTVYYLIKQKNTE; translated from the coding sequence ATGAAAAATAAAAGTATTATTAAGTTAAGTATAGTTATTTTTGCTGTATTGGCGCTCGGTGTTTTATATTTTTTTACTCCTTTTAGTGACTATTTAGCAATTGATAACATTACTCAATTAGTGAGTGATGTTCCGAGTAATTCATTAACTGCTTTTGCTTTTTTAGGCGTATTTCTTGTTGGTGGAGCGCTTTTAATTCCCATCCCTTTAATAGCACTTACTGTGAGCTTAGTTTTTAATATTTGGGTAAGTGTTTTAATTTGTTTAGTTGGCTTTATTTTGGCTAGCCTCAGTGGTTACAGTATCGGACGTGTTATTGGCGCTGACATTTTTGGTGAAAAAATGAAAAAACATACTGATACTCTAAAAGATAAAATGGATAGCAAAGGTACATGGGCCATTCTCGCTTTAAGGCTTGCGCCTACACCGCCATTTACTGCGACTAGTATTCTGGCTGGTTCGCTAGAGATAAATATCTTCAAATTTATTATAGGGTCGACAATAGGAATTGCTCCTCTGGGGTTAAGTGCTGTGTTTTTTGGTAAGGGAGCATTAGAACTAATGAAAGAGCCTTCTGGCTTAGCTGTGTCATCCATCGCTGCCGCTGTTATTCTATTTACTGTTTATTATCTGATTAAACAAAAGAATACAGAGTAG
- a CDS encoding DUF885 domain-containing protein encodes MKTMLSLVAVSLLAACQPNTDSQNQSNNASAVKPTAVEQTQLSETQRLNEWFAVKYEEQLQLSPLMMTFLGRKDKYDQLDDMSEAAEKQKLELQRLSVEELKNNFDYQKLDQEGKISYDIWVYQYEQAKAGQAFNKNAYIFTQFNGIQSFAAQFLINFHKVTEESDMTAYNKRIKEVARVIDQLLVRAKQNANEGVRPPRFAYQGVIAEAKNLITGAPFTEGEDSPLWSDAKRKVTSLVEANKIDQARATELQEQARDALLTSFQPSYQTLAAWFEADIVNTPEIAQGVSSQPNGKAFYDHQLSASTTTDLNAEEIHSIGLAEVARITTEMLKIKDKVGFEGDLQAFFNFIKTDDQFFFSNTDEGRQGYIDETEAHLAVINKKLPEFFGVLPKADLVVKRVEPFREQDGAAQHYFPGTPDGSRPGVYYAHLSDMRSMPKNEMEGVAYHEGNPGHHMQISIAQELTSVPQFRTQASFTAYSEGWGLYSELLAKEMGGYQDDFSDFGRLVNEMWRAVRLVVDTGLHAKGWTEQQAVAYFKEKTPIAEEAILSEVRRYLVLPGQATSYKIGMLKIVELRSQAEKALGDKFDIRGFHDTILGGGAMPLTILERRVHDWINTIK; translated from the coding sequence ATGAAAACCATGCTTTCACTGGTAGCTGTGTCGCTTTTAGCCGCATGCCAGCCAAATACCGACTCTCAAAATCAATCTAATAATGCTTCAGCAGTTAAGCCAACAGCAGTTGAACAAACTCAGTTATCAGAAACTCAGCGACTGAATGAGTGGTTTGCTGTTAAGTATGAAGAGCAACTTCAATTAAGTCCTCTTATGATGACCTTTCTTGGCCGCAAAGATAAATACGACCAACTTGATGATATGAGTGAAGCTGCTGAAAAACAAAAATTAGAGTTACAACGATTATCAGTTGAGGAGCTTAAAAATAATTTTGATTATCAAAAGCTGGATCAAGAAGGGAAAATCTCTTATGACATTTGGGTGTATCAATACGAACAAGCAAAAGCTGGGCAAGCGTTTAACAAAAATGCCTATATATTTACTCAATTTAACGGTATTCAATCATTTGCCGCTCAGTTCTTAATTAATTTTCATAAGGTAACTGAAGAAAGTGATATGACTGCTTACAACAAGCGTATTAAGGAAGTAGCGAGGGTTATCGATCAGTTATTGGTTAGGGCAAAACAAAATGCTAACGAGGGCGTTAGACCACCAAGATTTGCTTATCAAGGGGTTATTGCTGAAGCGAAAAACTTAATTACTGGTGCACCGTTTACTGAAGGTGAAGACTCACCCCTTTGGTCTGATGCAAAAAGAAAAGTGACATCTTTAGTTGAAGCCAATAAAATTGACCAAGCAAGGGCAACTGAGCTTCAAGAGCAAGCAAGGGATGCCTTATTAACAAGCTTTCAGCCAAGTTATCAAACCTTAGCGGCTTGGTTTGAAGCAGATATTGTGAATACTCCCGAAATTGCTCAAGGGGTCTCTAGCCAACCTAATGGTAAAGCATTTTATGATCATCAATTAAGTGCTTCAACAACGACCGATTTAAACGCAGAAGAAATTCATTCTATTGGTCTTGCTGAAGTTGCTCGAATTACAACTGAAATGTTAAAAATTAAAGATAAAGTTGGATTTGAAGGTGACTTACAAGCATTTTTCAACTTTATAAAAACTGATGACCAATTCTTCTTTAGTAACACCGATGAAGGTAGGCAAGGGTATATAGATGAAACAGAAGCTCACCTAGCGGTTATCAATAAAAAATTGCCAGAGTTTTTTGGTGTACTTCCTAAAGCAGATCTAGTGGTTAAGCGTGTAGAGCCATTTAGAGAACAAGATGGCGCTGCTCAACATTACTTCCCAGGTACACCAGACGGTTCTCGACCAGGAGTTTATTATGCGCATTTATCTGATATGCGCTCGATGCCAAAAAATGAAATGGAGGGTGTGGCTTATCATGAAGGTAATCCGGGCCATCATATGCAAATATCTATAGCTCAAGAGTTAACTTCTGTTCCTCAGTTTAGAACGCAAGCGAGCTTTACCGCCTATAGTGAAGGGTGGGGCTTATATTCAGAGTTATTGGCTAAAGAAATGGGAGGTTATCAAGATGATTTCTCTGACTTTGGACGTTTAGTTAATGAAATGTGGCGAGCGGTACGTTTAGTAGTAGATACTGGTTTACACGCGAAAGGCTGGACAGAACAACAAGCGGTTGCTTATTTCAAAGAGAAAACACCCATTGCTGAAGAAGCTATTTTATCTGAGGTTAGGCGATACCTAGTATTACCTGGGCAAGCCACATCTTATAAAATAGGTATGCTTAAAATTGTTGAATTAAGATCTCAGGCTGAAAAAGCACTCGGTGATAAGTTTGATATTCGAGGTTTTCACGACACTATTTTAGGTGGTGGGGCAATGCCATTAACCATACTTGAACGTCGAGTACATGATTGGATTAACACAATTAAATAA
- a CDS encoding outer membrane protein assembly factor BamE, translating to MLFRLFAVVLCLSITACSSWVYRIDIPQGNYLEQKDIDKLQIEMTKEQVKYVLGSPVVADSFNPDVWHYVYRFKSGRNSEFDSNKKFIIKFKDNKLISAEGDFELPESFYTPMIN from the coding sequence ATGTTATTTCGATTATTTGCCGTTGTTTTATGTTTATCAATTACTGCCTGCTCAAGCTGGGTTTACCGAATTGATATACCTCAAGGCAACTACCTAGAACAAAAAGATATTGATAAACTTCAAATTGAAATGACTAAAGAGCAAGTTAAGTATGTACTTGGCAGCCCAGTTGTTGCAGATAGTTTTAACCCCGACGTATGGCATTATGTCTATCGTTTTAAGTCTGGTCGAAACTCTGAATTTGATAGTAATAAAAAATTTATTATTAAATTTAAAGACAATAAATTAATTTCTGCAGAAGGTGATTTTGAATTACCTGAGAGCTTTTATACACCTATGATTAATTAA
- the recN gene encoding DNA repair protein RecN, with protein MLLQLNIQNFAIVRSLDIDWQQGMTTITGETGAGKSIAIDALGLCLGDRAVTNVVRPNCKKAELAATFDVSKNPKALKWLTHHDLLLDNECILRRVISAEGRSKAYINGSQVPLAQLKEMGQLLINIHGQHDHQLITKAVEQRNILDQYATHHDLIENVKHYYNKHKELTREYDLLLESKIQRDAKQQLLQYQVNELNEFSIQQGEFESLEIEYTKQSNGQHILNQALQTLQILSDDEQFNVVDQLRRIAEQLSQLSVLDKSLTPLVEQVNSALIQTEDAASELTHYYERLELDPQGYQVIEERYSQIIQLAKKHQITPESLFELHQQLNLELQQMGADESRLAIVADEIEQAKLAYLNAAEQLSDSRTKSANKLSKLISASMNELNMPHGKFAINVNANPSDKISTSGYDNVEFLVSLNPGQALEAMNKVASGGELSRISLAMQVILSAKVITPTLIFDEVDVGISGPTATMVGKKLQQLAHSTQVICVTHLPQVASKGRQQLFVAKLTDGEHTETTVTELSEQGRVQEIARLLAGDKITDNSLANAQELLAG; from the coding sequence ATGCTTTTACAACTTAATATTCAAAATTTTGCAATCGTACGCTCTCTTGATATTGACTGGCAACAGGGCATGACTACCATTACTGGTGAAACAGGTGCTGGCAAGTCTATTGCTATCGATGCCTTAGGCTTATGTTTAGGGGATAGAGCCGTTACTAATGTAGTTAGACCTAACTGTAAAAAAGCAGAACTCGCAGCCACTTTTGATGTTAGTAAAAACCCTAAAGCGCTAAAATGGTTAACCCACCACGATTTACTCCTAGATAATGAATGTATACTTCGCCGAGTAATATCAGCGGAAGGTCGTTCGAAAGCCTATATCAATGGCAGCCAAGTGCCCCTTGCACAACTCAAAGAAATGGGACAGTTATTAATAAATATTCATGGTCAACATGATCACCAATTAATTACAAAAGCGGTAGAGCAGCGCAATATACTTGACCAGTATGCGACTCATCATGACCTTATCGAAAATGTTAAACATTACTATAATAAACACAAAGAATTAACGCGAGAGTATGATTTATTACTTGAGAGCAAAATTCAACGAGACGCAAAACAGCAATTACTGCAATATCAAGTAAATGAATTAAATGAATTTTCTATTCAACAAGGCGAATTTGAAAGTTTAGAAATTGAATACACAAAGCAAAGTAATGGCCAACACATTCTTAATCAAGCACTGCAAACGCTACAAATTTTAAGTGATGATGAGCAGTTTAATGTGGTTGATCAGTTACGCCGTATAGCAGAGCAATTATCACAATTGTCTGTTTTAGATAAAAGCTTAACCCCTCTTGTTGAACAAGTTAATAGCGCATTAATTCAAACCGAAGACGCTGCAAGCGAATTAACTCATTACTATGAGCGTCTAGAATTAGATCCACAGGGCTATCAAGTAATAGAAGAGCGCTACTCACAAATTATTCAACTGGCCAAAAAGCATCAAATAACGCCTGAGAGTCTATTTGAATTACATCAACAACTTAATCTTGAATTACAACAAATGGGGGCTGACGAATCTAGACTTGCAATAGTAGCCGATGAAATAGAACAAGCTAAACTCGCTTATTTAAACGCAGCCGAACAACTTTCAGACTCAAGAACAAAGTCTGCTAATAAACTAAGTAAGCTAATAAGCGCAAGTATGAATGAGCTTAACATGCCACATGGTAAATTTGCGATTAATGTAAATGCTAACCCATCAGATAAAATTAGTACTTCGGGCTATGACAACGTTGAATTTTTAGTAAGTTTAAACCCTGGACAAGCATTAGAAGCCATGAACAAGGTTGCTTCAGGTGGTGAGCTATCAAGAATAAGCTTGGCTATGCAAGTTATTCTTTCAGCCAAGGTGATTACACCAACACTTATATTTGACGAAGTAGATGTTGGTATTAGCGGGCCTACTGCTACTATGGTGGGTAAGAAACTTCAACAACTAGCTCATAGCACTCAAGTAATTTGTGTAACTCATTTACCGCAGGTGGCAAGTAAAGGTAGACAGCAACTGTTTGTTGCTAAGTTAACAGACGGAGAGCATACAGAAACAACGGTTACGGAACTTAGTGAACAAGGTAGAGTCCAAGAAATTGCGCGTTTATTAGCGGGCGATAAAATTACTGACAATAGCTTAGCAAACGCACAAGAATTACTCGCTGGTTAA
- a CDS encoding substrate-binding periplasmic protein, producing MSAKFNFYWLLSLTILFAPISAKSDQVKDTDIIWATDTWINFTNKDGTGFYHEVMAKVFEGSAYNLTVEYLPWKRSLFYVKTNKANVSGALPKNDEYLFADIPILIQPLSILTRTSNQNLTLDQIQHLVGVYPEMHFDEVMQPDIVSYINGVSAHNRQDALALLQKGKVDYYLDARTVLEIKLASLPKEEQEKYHLQDLSKLSLYLVFSKDEKGRALKKYYDNTTKRLLADNELQPLYQKYHLIIP from the coding sequence ATGTCTGCTAAATTCAATTTTTATTGGCTTTTATCATTAACCATTCTCTTTGCACCAATAAGTGCCAAGAGTGATCAGGTTAAGGATACCGATATTATTTGGGCAACAGATACATGGATAAACTTTACTAACAAAGATGGCACCGGCTTTTATCACGAGGTAATGGCTAAAGTTTTTGAAGGTTCAGCCTACAACTTAACCGTAGAATATTTGCCCTGGAAGCGCTCTTTATTTTATGTCAAAACAAATAAAGCTAACGTTAGTGGTGCATTACCAAAAAATGATGAGTACCTATTCGCAGATATTCCTATCCTTATACAACCTTTAAGTATATTAACTCGTACATCAAACCAAAACCTTACATTGGATCAGATCCAACATTTAGTGGGTGTTTATCCAGAAATGCATTTCGATGAAGTAATGCAGCCCGATATTGTGTCATATATTAATGGTGTGAGTGCTCATAATCGGCAAGATGCATTAGCTCTATTACAAAAAGGAAAAGTGGACTATTACTTAGATGCTAGAACTGTACTAGAAATTAAATTAGCCTCTTTACCTAAAGAAGAACAAGAAAAGTATCACCTACAAGATCTTTCAAAGCTGAGTTTATATTTAGTTTTCAGTAAAGATGAAAAAGGTCGAGCCTTGAAGAAGTACTACGACAATACGACTAAGCGATTACTAGCAGATAACGAATTACAACCGCTATACCAAAAATACCATTTAATTATCCCTTAG
- the nadK gene encoding NAD(+) kinase — MSKLYSTIGLIGKPNHQGADATITALYQYLTENNYHVIIESTVASSLNLPEMVAHNLTDIGELADLAIVVGGDGYMLGAARVLSCYNIGVIGVNRGNLGFLTDLSPNNLIPPLEQILKGESRSEQRFLIEAEVYRHGKLKSSNSAVNEAVLHAGKVASMIEFEVYIDNSFMFSQRSDGLIVSTPTGSTAYSMSAGGPILTPNLNALTLVPMFPHTLTSRPIVVDGNSEIKLALAKENHENLQVSCDGHVILAVMPGDEVIIRKSENTLRLIHPLDHNYFNVLRNKLNWGNKLY; from the coding sequence ATGAGCAAACTCTACTCCACCATAGGTTTGATTGGAAAACCCAACCATCAAGGTGCCGATGCAACTATTACAGCACTGTATCAATATTTAACTGAAAATAATTATCATGTAATTATTGAAAGTACTGTTGCAAGCTCACTAAATCTACCTGAAATGGTAGCACATAACTTAACAGATATTGGCGAACTTGCTGATTTAGCCATTGTTGTCGGTGGCGACGGCTATATGCTAGGTGCAGCAAGAGTTTTATCGTGTTACAACATTGGAGTTATCGGCGTAAACAGAGGTAATTTAGGTTTTTTAACTGATTTATCTCCCAACAATTTGATCCCACCGCTAGAACAAATATTAAAAGGTGAATCAAGATCAGAGCAGCGTTTTCTTATTGAAGCTGAAGTTTATCGTCATGGCAAACTAAAAAGTAGTAATAGCGCAGTAAACGAAGCTGTACTCCATGCTGGTAAAGTAGCTAGCATGATAGAATTTGAAGTTTACATTGATAACAGTTTTATGTTTAGTCAACGTTCTGACGGATTAATTGTATCTACCCCTACAGGTTCGACAGCATACTCTATGTCAGCAGGCGGGCCTATTTTAACGCCAAATCTAAATGCATTAACTTTAGTGCCTATGTTTCCCCATACACTAACTAGTCGCCCAATCGTTGTAGATGGAAATAGTGAAATAAAACTTGCTTTAGCAAAAGAGAACCATGAAAACCTTCAAGTAAGTTGCGACGGCCATGTTATTTTAGCTGTTATGCCAGGCGATGAGGTTATTATTCGAAAAAGTGAAAATACACTTCGCTTAATTCACCCGTTAGACCATAATTACTTTAACGTATTAAGAAATAAACTTAATTGGGGTAATAAACTTTATTAA
- the grpE gene encoding nucleotide exchange factor GrpE, translated as MTTQSNENKNEQGLTPEEIAAQEIIDQAEEQVETQFDFSANTIGAEQEKINELELALASAQSTISDQKDSVIRAKAEVDNVRRRAAQDVEKARKFALEKFTSELLPVVDNLERAIASVNIEDETQKAIAEGVELTLQSFLSALAKFEIEPIDPKDQPFNPDLHQAMSMQEVEGVEPNTVIAVMQKGYQLNGRLVRPAMVMVSKAAPTVDTSA; from the coding sequence ATGACAACACAGTCAAACGAAAATAAAAATGAACAAGGGTTAACGCCCGAAGAAATAGCCGCACAAGAAATTATTGATCAAGCGGAAGAGCAAGTAGAAACACAATTTGATTTTTCTGCAAACACTATAGGTGCAGAACAAGAAAAAATAAATGAGTTAGAGCTTGCATTAGCATCTGCACAATCAACTATATCTGATCAAAAAGATTCAGTGATCCGTGCGAAAGCAGAAGTTGATAATGTTCGACGTCGCGCTGCTCAAGATGTTGAAAAAGCACGTAAGTTTGCGCTTGAAAAATTCACATCTGAATTGTTACCGGTGGTTGATAACTTAGAGCGTGCTATTGCAAGCGTTAATATTGAAGATGAAACTCAAAAAGCTATCGCAGAAGGCGTAGAGTTAACGTTGCAAAGTTTCCTTTCTGCGCTTGCTAAGTTTGAGATTGAGCCAATTGATCCAAAAGATCAACCATTTAATCCAGATTTGCATCAAGCAATGTCAATGCAAGAAGTTGAGGGTGTAGAACCTAATACGGTAATTGCAGTTATGCAAAAAGGTTATCAACTTAATGGTCGATTAGTTAGACCTGCAATGGTAATGGTATCAAAAGCAGCTCCTACAGTTGACACTTCTGCGTAA